The Gordonia iterans DNA window TGACCACGCGTGGCATGCGCAGGTCCACGACGATGTACTCGGTTCCCGGATCGACGCCGGTGCTCAGGCCGAGGCGCGATCCGACCGCGGACGCGACCTCGACGAGATTCAGGCCGACCGAGCCGATCACCACGCCGGCGGCGATGCTCAGCACGACGAGCGCGCAGAGCACCGCCACCAGCACCGGATAGGTGATGCGCGAACGCAGCGTGCGCTCGGGCGCATCGGCGGTGGAGGTCAGCGCTTCTCCAGCGCCTCGGACAGCGTCACCGCGCCGTCGATGGTGCGTGCGCCCGGTGTCGACTCGGAGAACGGGATCACGATGTACGACTTGTTCTTCACTGCCGTGAGACCCTGCAGGGCCGGGTCGTTCTCGATGTACTGGCGCTTGGACTCCGCCGTCGAGAAGTTCGCGTCGATCAGCACGATCACGTCGGGGTCGGCCTTGATCACCTGCTCCCAGCTGGTGTCGGCCCAGTTGCCGTCGAGGTCGCCGAAGACGTTGGTGGCGCCGACCGCATCGATGATCAGCTGCGGACCGCCGCTCTTGCCGCCGACCGAGGGCGCCTCGGTCTCGGCGTCCCACCACATGATGGTGGTGTCCTTGCCGGCCTGCTTCTCCTTCAGCTCGGCCAGGGTGTCGCGCATCTTCTGGTTCACGTCGTCGGCGGCGTCGGAGCGGCCGAACAGGGTGCCGTAGTCGGAGACCTCGTCGGCGATCGCATCCCACGACGCGGCGGGACGGTCGGCCTTGTTCTCGCAACCGAAGGGCGAGACGTAGGTGGCGATGTCCAGGTTCGCCAGCTCGTCCCGAGTACCGATGCCGTCCTCGGCGAACGCCGATCCGTACGACGCGGCGACCAGGTCGGGCTTCTTGCTGATCACCGTCTCCAGGTCGGGGTACTTCGGAGCGATCACCGGGATCGCGTCGTAGGCCTCCTTGAACCGCGGAGCGATCTGGTCGTCGAGATAGGCCGTGCCGATCAGGTCGTCCTGGGCACCGACGGCGAGCGCCGACTCGGTGGCGCCCTGATTGACGGTGAGGGCCCGGGTGGCCGGGGCGTCCAGGGTGACGGTGCGGCCGCAGTTCTGCAGGCTGATGGCGCCGCGGTCGGCGTCGTCGTCGTTGCCGGTGCCGCAAGCGGTGAGCGTGAATGTGAGCGCGGCGGCGGTGAACGCGGCAGCGGCGGTGGTGAGGGTGCGCAAAGCGACCCGCCTTCCATGTCTCGTGGAATCGGTCCACGTCGCGGCCGGTCTCCTGGCTACGCAGGGTCTGCCGGGGACGACACCTTCCCGGGCGCGGTGTGCGCCCAGTGGCTGGGGCGGTGCCCCGTTGTCGTGCCCGGACCTGCTCACAGTGGCGAGAACCGCGCCGGCTTTCCACCGGACTTCCCGAACACCGCGACGTCGCGAGAATGGTACCGCGGACCGGCTGGACCGATGGCCGGGCCCGGCAGCCGGTGACACACTGGAGGGCATGATCCTCATCGTCGCGAAATTCAAGGTCAAGCCCGAGCACGCCGACGACTGGCCGGAGCTGTCCCGGGAGTTCACCGAGGCCACCCGCGCCGAACCGGGGAATCTGTGGTTCGACTGGTCGCGCAGCGTCGACGATCCGCACGAGTACGTGCTGGTCGAAGCATTCCAGGACGACGCCGCCGAGGCGCACGTCACCAGCGACCACTTCCGCAAGGCCCAGCGGGAGCTGCCGCCGCTGCTGCAGGAGACCCCGCGGGCGCGCAATGTGCAACTGGACCGCGACGAGTGGGACGCGCTCGGCGAACTGGCCGTCGAGTGAGTCGACCTGGCGGTGCGTGACCCGTCCCGACGCGGTGGGTGTCGTCCGATTCCCCACGGGCCCGGGGAGCGGCTCGCGCGGGGCGGAGATGGGCGTCATCTCACCACACGTCATCTCACAGCACGTCCCCGGCGCCGTACCGGACGTGTGTGGCGCGAGCCGCTCGGGACCGCGAGCTGTATGGAGTTCTCAAGTAACGCACAGCGCCGGGGAGTTCCGGCACTTGTTCAGGTGGTCTCGGGGCTCGCACCGATGGCGAGAGTCGTTGTCGGACAGTGGCGTCAGGTCGTCGTGCAGGACCTACCCGTGGTCAGGCGGCACCGGGCAGCAGAGTGAGTGTTCGTCGGCTGTTCGAGGGGATCGGTTCCGTTCTCTGTTTCGGATGGTCGGGGTCGGCGGGCGGGACGAACCAGGGGTGACGGTCGTGGCCGATGAACACCTGCCAGCCTCCGTGGTGGATCAGGGTGTGGTGCCGTCGGCAGAGCAGCACCCCATTGTCCAGACACGTCGGCCCGCCGTTCTCCCAGTGCTCGGCGTGGTGGGCGTCGCACCAGCTCGGTGGGAGTCCGCACCCCGGGAAAGCGCATCCGTGATCACGGATAGCCAGGGCTTTGCGTAGACCAGGAGGGAAGAGACGCTTCTCGCGTCCGACGTTCAGCGGGACTCCGTGCTCGTCGAGCAGCGCGAGCGCGACTGACGCGTCGCACATCACCAGCTCGGCCGTGCGCGCCGAGACCGGTCCGCTGAATCCGAGCGACGGCACCCCGGTGACATCAGCGTCGAGGTCGGCCCTCGGCAGACGGACACTCTGATCGCCCTCGGGCCGAGCGACGGCGTCGACCAGCCGTCCGTCGGCCACGACCGCGGCCGGCACAGTGAGCGTGACGTGCGGGAGCACCCCGCCGGACTCGGGCCGATCCGAGTGCGAGAGAAAGGTCCGCACGATGTGGGTGAAGGCGTCCGCGCGCCGCCGCTTGGCTGAGCGCTTGTCTTCCGATCCGTCGGGCTCGGGAACGGGCCGGGTCAGCGGATCGAGAGCGGCACTGAGTTCTTCGCCGGCGACCACGTCGAGGTCGACGGTCACCGCGACGCGACCGTCGTCGGTCCGGTCGAGTGTCATCGCGTTGAGGTCGTCCCGTTCGGCGACCGGCACCTGCCCGTCGTCGCCGGTCGCCGGGGCCAGGCGGATAGCCCAGGCATGTGCCTTCTCCTTCACCCGTGCGGGTGTCGTCTGCACCAGCAGCGAATGTAGGACTCTGCTTCTGTCGTCCTCGGACAGGACCGCGCGGTCGTCGACATGGTCCAAGCCCGTGACGACGGCGTCGCCCAACTCGGCCGACACCGCTCCGTCTCGCATTCCGCGGGTCACGGCGCCGACGGTGGTGTCGCCGCAGGCTCGTCCGAGGCGTGCCGCCCGATACGCGACTGCGGGGGCGGCCCCGAGTTCGGTCAGGATCCCCACCGCCGAGCGGACGTGCTTGCGCGCGGGGAGGCCGACGCGCTCGATCGTGGCAGCCCCTCGGGCGAGTGCGTGATCGACGGTGTTGCGCAGCCGCAGCAGTGCCGCGGTGACGGCGAGGAGCTCGCCGTCGTCATCGACGGGTCTGGCCGCATCGAAGAAGTCCGCCAGGTTCGGCTCGTGTGTGGCGGTCGGGGTCACGTCGTCGGCCAGCAGGTCGGCGATCGTGATGAGTGCGACTGAGTCCATCGGAGGCACCTCCCGGGTGTGGTCGAAGGAACAACGTTTCGGCTGGTCGAGCGTGCCTACGTCGATCGGAGACAGCCACTCAGTATTCGAACTTATGTTCGTACTGAGTAATGTACGGCACCCCTCCGACAAATCCGGATCAGGAGAGGGCGCCGACAAAACGCGAACGGCTGCGCCGGCGATCGAAAGGATCGGCCGGCGCAGCCGTCGGTGCGGTGTGGGCGTCAGCTGGTCGGCGCCGAGCTCTTGAGGGTGAAGGCGTCGATCACCTCGACGACGCCGACGACGATCAACAGGATGCCGGTGACCAGGGCGAGCGTCGCGATCGACGTGACCGGGCTGACGATCAGGATCACGCCCGCGACCACCGTGACGATCGACAGGAGGATGCCCGCCGCGCGTCCGGGCAGCCCGGCTGAGCCGACGTAGAGCGAGAAGCCGGCGATGCCGCGGAAGATCCAGCTGATACCGATCCAGATCGCGAGCAGGATCAGCGACTCGCCGATGTTCCGCAGCGCGAAGATGCCGAGGATGAACGAGAGTGCACCCGACACGAACGTGAGGAAGCGCCACCAGCCGCTCGCATCCGGGGCGCCGAAGGTCGCGATCACCTGGAAGATGCCGGAGATCACGAGGTAGATGCCGAACAGGATCGCGACGACGGCCAGGGTCTTGCCCGGCCAGACCAGCACGATGATGCCCAGAATGATCGACACGATGCCGATGCCGAGCAAGCTCTTCCAGGTGCGGTCGACGATGTGATCCACGCCGTCGAGCAGTGTGCTGCCCAATGAATTGCCGGATGTCATTCTCTCCCCTTGGTTTTGGTGTCTCCGAACGCACCGCGCACCCGGAGTTGTGCTGACCATACCGCTCGGCGGGCGGCCTCACGAGAGTTCGAATCAGGCGTCGCGCGAACCTGCGAGCACAGGGTTACCGTGGTGGTATGTCCGGAATCGGCGCCTTCGAGGTGGCGGGGGGTCCGGGCCGGGACCGACGTCGGTACCTGGCGGCGCTGTTCGTCGTTCTGCTGCTCGTGAGTATGCCCGCCTGCCTGGTGAAGGTCGTGCACGACGGCGGGTCGGCGGCGCCGGCCGTGCGAAGCCTGGTGGCCGAGGCCGGAGAACGCTTGGACGCTGTGCAGGCGTGGGCCCAGGCACGACGAGCCCGCGTCTCGCTGGTGCTCGTCGATCGTGCGACCGGTGAACGTGTCGGTCTCGATGAGAACGAGCAACTGCTGACCGCGTCGGTGGCGAAGCTCTTCATCGCATCTCGGGCGGCGTTTCTGGCCGCCACGGGCGAACGGGCCGTCACCGTGGACGACGACGCACTGCTCGGGCCGATGCTGTCGGCGTCCGACGGCGTCGCCGCCACCGTGCTCTGGGGCCGACTGGGCGGGCCTGCGCTGGTCGGGGCAGTCGCACATCGGTTCGGGCTGACCAGCACGGCCGCGTCGCCGGACGGGCGGTGGCCGCACACGCGCACCACCGCGTCCGACCTCGCCGGCTTCTACGCGCATCTGCTCGGCGAACGGGACTCGTGGACGGACCGGATCCTTGGTCACCTCGAAGCCTGGACCGACGTGGGCGCCGACGGCTACGACCAGCGGTTCGGACTCGCGGCGGTGCTCGGTCGTGCGGAATTGGCCGCGCTGAAGCAGGGCTGGATGTGCTGTGTCGCGGATCGGTGGATCCATCTGACGACGGGTGCGTTCGGTCCCGATGGCCGCTACGTCCTCGCGGTGCACGTCGCCGAGGACGTGCAGTACACAGACGGCACCGTCGAGCTTCCGCAGACTTCCGAGGGCATCGACTCTGATGACGAGAGCGCGGCACATGCGCGCGATACCGTAACGGGTGTTGTCGCTCGATTGTTCGCGGACGGGAACCGGACCTGGACGTAGTGAGAAGCGGTCGCGGCGCTGACACGTCCACCCGGGGTAGATTCGTACATGCGGTCGCTTCGTTGAGGTTAGTGAATGTTCGTCGCCACCGCAGCGGTGGATGTGTGTCCGGCGTCCTGGACGCCAGCTTCGACTGAGTGCGTGGGCCTTCGGGGTCCACGCACTCCAGCGAAATATTTGTAGTAGTGAATTTTGGTAATACCGCAAGAACTGCGATTCATATGTTCGGATGACATCGCGATTGAGTCGACGCTGCTAGTGTGGCTTACATCACCGAACGTATCTCGACCCACTGACAACCCTGGGAGACCGCCATGGCAAGGCTTGAACTGGACACACTTCTCGCGGCATGCAGGCAAGGGGGCGCCGCAACCCTCACGTCTGTCACCGAACTGGCGCCAGCGGAGGGCGAGCACGGTGGAGTGGCTCCCGCACGCTTCGTGAACAGGGGTGGCGCGACGTATGCCTTCGAGAAGCGGTACGTCGACGGCGTAGCTGTCCACGTAGTCCTCATCGACTCGAAGGGATCGCAGCTCAATCGGGTAGAGCAAGAGATCGCGTGGGCGATCGCGGACGGCGTCGAGCCTCTTGCGTCCACGCCACGGGTGGCGGTCGAATACAAGGAAGGGCACCCGACGGAGTACGACTACACCCTTCCGCACAGACTGTTTGACGGGCATATCCGGGCAGGTAGCATCGACGGAGTTCCGGTCACGCAGAACGCCGCGTATGTCGCTGCGCGCAATGCGACCACCGCTGATGCCCGCCCGATCCTCGAATTGGGGCCGACCGCTCTGGTCTTCGGTGGATGGGATTCAACGCGAAAGTCGCGGCAGGGCCGGTACCGAAGCGTGCTCACTGGTGAGATCATCGGAGTGTTGGCAGATCAGGGGGCCACGGCGACTGAGGTCCCGAAACGCGGCGGAGCCCGCGTCGACCCGGTGGCAGCAAGCGTCCGGCTGTCGGGCGCGCAGCTCAAGGAGTTGCTCGCAGATCAGGAAGCCGAGCTTTCGCCGAAGTTGATCGACAAGATCCAGGCGGAGATCAAGGCGGCGAAGTCGGGGACGGTCTCTGCGTCGACGCTGGGTCTCGGTGCGATCCCGCCGAACCTCAACGGCCTCGGGTTGGTCGCGTGCAGCAAGATCATCCGGTCGCACGTCGTATCGTTCAGCGCGCTGCGTCAGTTGCGATTCGGAGCCGGGCCGGCCGGCGATGCCGCATGCCGAGCCCTCCTCGCGGCATACGCGCTAGCCGGGCTCGCTCGTGCCGACGCCGCTCTCGATCTGCGTGCCAACTGCAATCTGCGCGAAGCCGGGCCGACACGGGTGTCCATCGACGGGCGTCACGGTACGAGCATCGAACTCGAACCACTGTCGATCGACGACGCTGATGGACTTCTGACCGCAGCCATCGCTGAAGCCCGTCGCACTGCTGGAATCGCGTGGGACGGCAAGGTGTTCACGGTGGTCGGCAACGACATCGTCGTCAATCACGCTGACGCCGACGCCGAGGACTGACATGGCTGTTGTGGGAATACGCGCGAGCTTCCCGCTGGGCGTGTACCGAGGCCATACCGCGGGCGAACGACATGATCTGCTGCCATCTCCTCTGCGACTCCATTCCGCTCTCGTGGCGGCCGCGGGCAATGGTTCTTCTGCGGTGCCGAAGTCGGGTGGATTGCGTCGTGTCGAGTCGTCCGAACGTGCACTCCAATGGCTGGAGGACAATCCACCGGAGTATGTCGAGCTCCCGGACTGGGAGACTGGTGTCTCGACAGATCGGCCGTACGCCTACATGGATGAGGGTGTGGTCGAGAATGTCAACACGGACCCGTCAAGGCGGAAGTCGACTCGGTTCGTCGCGGACTCGACGGCGCTCGCCGGTCCGATCGGTTGGGGTTGGGATTCAATTCCCGAAGAGATTGCCTCCTCCCTCGACGAACTGTGCGCCGACGTGCCGTGCCTCGGGGAGACGGAGTCTCCGGTCGTGCTCGAGGTCCGTGAGATCGAACCGACGCATCGCCGTTCGCGGTCGGAGAGCCCGTTCGCTTCGGTCGCCATCAGGCTGAGCGTTCCCTCGGCCGGTCGGACCGACGAACTCGACTCGCTGTACGAACGCGCGCAGCCAGCACGGACGCCGTCGGTGTCGGGGGACAAGTGGAAAAGCACAGAGAAGCCGCTTGCGCCCCGGATCACGCACGATTGCGCGATTCACCTCGGCTATGACCGGCTCGATGACGATCCGCAGGACCAGGAAGCTCCGGCACCGTGGGAACACCTCGTCCACATTGCCGTCGACAAGCACATCGAGGCGCCTCACCGAGTGCAATGGGCAGTCGCGATGCATCGTGCGCTCGTCGCCGCTCTGGGGACGGAGGCCAACTCGGCGGTCACCGGACGCTACCCGGAGGGCGCGCGACGGCCCGCGAATCGTGTGGCGATCCAATACGTCGACGAGACGTCGATGCAGTTGTCCAGCCACGCCGAACTCGGGCCAGGGTTCGCGTTGCTGGTCTCGGACGACGCGCTAGCCGAGGTCGCTCCCATTGTCGACCTGGTGCGTCGTCTCTATCGCGGTGGCGTGGGCGAGATCCGGCTCGGACATCGAACGCTTCTGGAGGCGAGCACGTTCTGGGAGACTCCAGCCGAGGGCGCCCGCAGATTGTGGTGCTCGGCGGCGGTAGTTCCCGAGACACGTCGACAGAAGGCGGTCGAGGGACGGAAATGGACACTCGGCGATTCCGCGCTGCTGTCCGTCGGGTTCGTGTATCGAGACCGACTCGGAAAACCGTCGCAAGGTCCCGCAGGCGCGCGGTATAGAGAGATCGTCGATCGCGTCCAAGCGACGGGAGCGGCGGTGATTCAGGCGTCGCCGATCCCGGACTCGAACGTGGGCCGGTATGCCCACAAGGTGCCTGAAGGGGTCGTCGTGCAGCCGTACCAGCTGATTCTCGCGCCAGGGTCTCTTGTCGACGAGAGGGGACTCGTCGCGCTCGGGCAGAGTCGGCATCTCGGTGGCGGACTTCTCGTACCGATGGACGTGGAGCCCGCGGTCGCCGACATTCTCGGAGCAGGACGATGAGCGAACTCAGTCTGGACGACTTCCCGGCATTCTTCTCCGAAGTCAACGGTTTTCCCCCGTTCCAGTGGCAATCGCGACTTTGCCGGTACATCGTCGAGAACGGTCGCTGGCCGGACGCGATCAACGCTCCGACCGGATCTGGGAAGTCGAGCGTCGTCGACGTCCACCTGTTCGTCAACGCGCTGGACGGCGTTGGTGTCGGACCTCGAGTTCCTCGCCGCCTGGCAGTGGTAGTCGGTAGGCGAGCGATCGTCGATTCCCACTACGGACATGCCTCGGAGACTGTCCTGACGTCGTTGAGGACGGCGCCTCCGGAATCGATTACTGAGCGTGTTTCGGCTGGACTCCAGGCGTTGAGTACCGTGGCGGACGTCGCGAAACCGTTTCAGTCGAGCATCCTGCGCGGCGGTATGCCGAGGGATTCCAACTGGATCGATGACCCCGCGGCCTGCGCCGTGATCTGCGCGACTCCGGACATGTTCGGCAGTCGTCTGCTCTTCGGCGGGTACGGCTCGTCGCGGAATGCTTGGCCTCGCGAGGCAGGAGCCCTCGCGCGCGACACCGTCATGGTGCTCGACGAGGCGCACCTGAACGAACAACTGCTGATCTCCACACGCCGAGTTCGCGACCTGCAGTCGGCCGACGGCATCGCGATTCCGGCGGTCCAGGTCGTGGCGACCACTGCGACACCGACGGCAGAAGAACAAGAGGTGGTCGGCGTCACACCTGACGACCTTCTTATCGATACGGTTCTTCGTGATCGGCTGCAGAAGCCCAAGCCGGTACAACTGGTTGCGAGTGAGCACTGGCCGGGAGCCCGGAGACCGTCGCGAAACTACGCGAAGCAGATCGCTGGTCTCGTCAGGAAGCAGGTCGCGGAGCGCGATGGTGATGGAACTGTGGGGTGCATAGTCAACTCGGTGTTCACGGCTCGCGAAGTCGCACGTGCGCTCGGGGCCGAACTCGGTCCGGAAGCAGTCATTCTGTGGGTGGGTCCCATGCGCCCTCTTGACTTGCGCGAACAGCAAGAGCGTCATCCCAGGGCGTTCACCGTCGATGGAGACCCCGATGTTCGCGTAATCGTGGCGACACAGACACTCGAAGTCGGAGTGGATGTGGATCTCGCGGCCCTGGTCACCGAACTCGCTCCTGGCTCCGCCATCGCCCAGCGAGCGGGCCGGGTTAACCGACTCGGCCGGCGTGATTCCGGGCCGTGTGTCGTCGTCGTGCCGGAGGTCGCGCCGACGGCGGGCAGCGGACCCTATGAACAGGATGAACTCACCGAATCGTTCGAATGGCTGCAGCGCAGAGCTGATGACCCCAGCGGCCTGGCACCCGTGCAGATCCAGATCGATTCG harbors:
- a CDS encoding HNH endonuclease signature motif containing protein; translation: MDSVALITIADLLADDVTPTATHEPNLADFFDAARPVDDDGELLAVTAALLRLRNTVDHALARGAATIERVGLPARKHVRSAVGILTELGAAPAVAYRAARLGRACGDTTVGAVTRGMRDGAVSAELGDAVVTGLDHVDDRAVLSEDDRSRVLHSLLVQTTPARVKEKAHAWAIRLAPATGDDGQVPVAERDDLNAMTLDRTDDGRVAVTVDLDVVAGEELSAALDPLTRPVPEPDGSEDKRSAKRRRADAFTHIVRTFLSHSDRPESGGVLPHVTLTVPAAVVADGRLVDAVARPEGDQSVRLPRADLDADVTGVPSLGFSGPVSARTAELVMCDASVALALLDEHGVPLNVGREKRLFPPGLRKALAIRDHGCAFPGCGLPPSWCDAHHAEHWENGGPTCLDNGVLLCRRHHTLIHHGGWQVFIGHDRHPWFVPPADPDHPKQRTEPIPSNSRRTLTLLPGAA
- a CDS encoding putative quinol monooxygenase, with the translated sequence MILIVAKFKVKPEHADDWPELSREFTEATRAEPGNLWFDWSRSVDDPHEYVLVEAFQDDAAEAHVTSDHFRKAQRELPPLLQETPRARNVQLDRDEWDALGELAVE
- the cas3g gene encoding type I-G CRISPR-associated helicase/endonuclease Cas3g, whose translation is MSELSLDDFPAFFSEVNGFPPFQWQSRLCRYIVENGRWPDAINAPTGSGKSSVVDVHLFVNALDGVGVGPRVPRRLAVVVGRRAIVDSHYGHASETVLTSLRTAPPESITERVSAGLQALSTVADVAKPFQSSILRGGMPRDSNWIDDPAACAVICATPDMFGSRLLFGGYGSSRNAWPREAGALARDTVMVLDEAHLNEQLLISTRRVRDLQSADGIAIPAVQVVATTATPTAEEQEVVGVTPDDLLIDTVLRDRLQKPKPVQLVASEHWPGARRPSRNYAKQIAGLVRKQVAERDGDGTVGCIVNSVFTAREVARALGAELGPEAVILWVGPMRPLDLREQQERHPRAFTVDGDPDVRVIVATQTLEVGVDVDLAALVTELAPGSAIAQRAGRVNRLGRRDSGPCVVVVPEVAPTAGSGPYEQDELTESFEWLQRRADDPSGLAPVQIQIDSAPQGARCRAVLSRIELGDVQAFSSTSEEQIAAVDLDRWIRDDLSAEPAGVGLVRRGPLPIDDLDALALLRATPVSPDEVYPVGIGTAREVVDQVIRRAKAPYARVFLRRAGQLDVVDLSDDQIDIRPGDVLIVDASHPIVDNRLIVAKDGESSDATVWGPPESVEVYVDGHDPDWVVLRDLTSAVRDAIEDRPDGETEEQATQRAMDAFVEDLGEAGELRVSAARLKVTAPPLPEDAGQRLAWVVIADADPDRSDDESRQSWTGTAVLLSSHQEDVAARARELGNRLGLSSYLVDALERAGRFHDEGKRHSGFQEILGGDSNRVLAKSAGRDAGEPKRRRSRVNLARGWRHEQLSVVYASAELESDDPEFRDLVLRLIGSSHGRGRSGFVHSADEVLSGETPELMSVARGLFDEGGWEELMDLTERRWGTWECAYLEAILRAADCMVSKEGA
- the cas7g gene encoding type I-G CRISPR-associated RAMP protein Csb1/Cas7g translates to MARLELDTLLAACRQGGAATLTSVTELAPAEGEHGGVAPARFVNRGGATYAFEKRYVDGVAVHVVLIDSKGSQLNRVEQEIAWAIADGVEPLASTPRVAVEYKEGHPTEYDYTLPHRLFDGHIRAGSIDGVPVTQNAAYVAARNATTADARPILELGPTALVFGGWDSTRKSRQGRYRSVLTGEIIGVLADQGATATEVPKRGGARVDPVAASVRLSGAQLKELLADQEAELSPKLIDKIQAEIKAAKSGTVSASTLGLGAIPPNLNGLGLVACSKIIRSHVVSFSALRQLRFGAGPAGDAACRALLAAYALAGLARADAALDLRANCNLREAGPTRVSIDGRHGTSIELEPLSIDDADGLLTAAIAEARRTAGIAWDGKVFTVVGNDIVVNHADADAED
- a CDS encoding ABC transporter substrate-binding protein; this translates as MRTLTTAAAAFTAAALTFTLTACGTGNDDDADRGAISLQNCGRTVTLDAPATRALTVNQGATESALAVGAQDDLIGTAYLDDQIAPRFKEAYDAIPVIAPKYPDLETVISKKPDLVAASYGSAFAEDGIGTRDELANLDIATYVSPFGCENKADRPAASWDAIADEVSDYGTLFGRSDAADDVNQKMRDTLAELKEKQAGKDTTIMWWDAETEAPSVGGKSGGPQLIIDAVGATNVFGDLDGNWADTSWEQVIKADPDVIVLIDANFSTAESKRQYIENDPALQGLTAVKNKSYIVIPFSESTPGARTIDGAVTLSEALEKR
- a CDS encoding serine hydrolase codes for the protein MSGIGAFEVAGGPGRDRRRYLAALFVVLLLVSMPACLVKVVHDGGSAAPAVRSLVAEAGERLDAVQAWAQARRARVSLVLVDRATGERVGLDENEQLLTASVAKLFIASRAAFLAATGERAVTVDDDALLGPMLSASDGVAATVLWGRLGGPALVGAVAHRFGLTSTAASPDGRWPHTRTTASDLAGFYAHLLGERDSWTDRILGHLEAWTDVGADGYDQRFGLAAVLGRAELAALKQGWMCCVADRWIHLTTGAFGPDGRYVLAVHVAEDVQYTDGTVELPQTSEGIDSDDESAAHARDTVTGVVARLFADGNRTWT
- a CDS encoding HdeD family acid-resistance protein, producing MTSGNSLGSTLLDGVDHIVDRTWKSLLGIGIVSIILGIIVLVWPGKTLAVVAILFGIYLVISGIFQVIATFGAPDASGWWRFLTFVSGALSFILGIFALRNIGESLILLAIWIGISWIFRGIAGFSLYVGSAGLPGRAAGILLSIVTVVAGVILIVSPVTSIATLALVTGILLIVVGVVEVIDAFTLKSSAPTS
- the csb2 gene encoding type I-G CRISPR-associated protein Csb2; this translates as MAVVGIRASFPLGVYRGHTAGERHDLLPSPLRLHSALVAAAGNGSSAVPKSGGLRRVESSERALQWLEDNPPEYVELPDWETGVSTDRPYAYMDEGVVENVNTDPSRRKSTRFVADSTALAGPIGWGWDSIPEEIASSLDELCADVPCLGETESPVVLEVREIEPTHRRSRSESPFASVAIRLSVPSAGRTDELDSLYERAQPARTPSVSGDKWKSTEKPLAPRITHDCAIHLGYDRLDDDPQDQEAPAPWEHLVHIAVDKHIEAPHRVQWAVAMHRALVAALGTEANSAVTGRYPEGARRPANRVAIQYVDETSMQLSSHAELGPGFALLVSDDALAEVAPIVDLVRRLYRGGVGEIRLGHRTLLEASTFWETPAEGARRLWCSAAVVPETRRQKAVEGRKWTLGDSALLSVGFVYRDRLGKPSQGPAGARYREIVDRVQATGAAVIQASPIPDSNVGRYAHKVPEGVVVQPYQLILAPGSLVDERGLVALGQSRHLGGGLLVPMDVEPAVADILGAGR